The stretch of DNA AGCGCGGCAGTGCCTGCGCCGGCCGGGGCCAGGCGGTTCTCACCCAGCACGGCCGCAACGTCGGCCGGTATCGGCCGGCTGAGGCTGGCTACGAGCGAGACTGGCCATAGCCGCATGTACGGATTCTCGCCTCCCAGATAGCGGTAGGCGACGGCGGCCGTTGGGTCATCGGCTGCACATCGATGCAGCGCTTCGACCCCCCGGGCATTCTCCCCTTGGCGAATCCAGTGCAGGGCCTGGACGAGCCGGAAGGCAAGCGTCTCCGGCCAGCGGCGGGCGCCGCGCTCGGCGTGTGCCAAAGCCGCTTCGGGCTGCTCGTCGGCGAGGGCAGCCTTCATGGCGATCAGTGTTGGGAGCGGGAGATCCGGATCAGCGACAAGCACCTCGCCTGCCAGTCGCCGGGCGCGATCAGAGTGGCCTGAACGGAGGGCGGCCAGAGCCTCGGCCATCGAGACTGCCCAGACGGGGGCCTGCTCCGGGAGAGGCGTCAGCCGCAGGGCAAGGGCACAACACTCGAAGATCCGCGCCCTGGCGGCCATTCCCTGAGCGCGCAGGATGGCGGCGAGGGCCTGGTTGGCAACCGGGTCTTCCGGGTCTACCACGACCAAGGCCGCCAACCGCCCACTGGCGAGCTCTTCGAAGCCGAGCTCCCCCTCGGCGGCGGCGAGCAAGCGGGTGACCTCTCGGTCGCCGGGCCAGGCACTCAGCCAATCGGCCGCCACGTGCCGGATGTAGTCCGGTCGTCCGGCGAGCTTGGCAGCGTTGAGCACAAGAAGCAGGTTTGCGCGATCAGTCATTACAGCACCGCCTGGAGCGGGATAGCGCCGTGCACCAATTCAAGGGCGCGGACGGCGGCCAACTGATGAAGGGTATCGGCGTCTTGCGGGTCGAGCTCGACGGCCCGCTCGAACATGCGACTGGCTTTCGGATAATCCTTGATGCTGCGCAGGACGGCACCTGCATGGAAGTGAGCCGAGGCGCTCCCTGGGTCAAGAGCGATTGCCCTGTGGAACTGCTCGAGGGCGCGGCCGAATTCCCTGCGTGCCTCGTAGGCCAGGCCGAGTTCGACGGCCGCTTCTGCCCCGGAGGGGGCGAAGGTCGAGAGCACGTCGATGGCCCGGTCGAGCTGGCCCAGCTTCCGAGCCAGACGGCCGAGGGCGACCCGGGCCTGCGCCGCACGCGGAGCGAGGTCTACGGCCCGCTCCGAAGCGGCCAGCGCTCCCGCAAGGTCCCCGCTACCCTCGCGCGCATCGCTCAATGCCAGCCACAGTCGCTCGTCCTCGGGGTACTCGTTCTGCAGGCGTTCGATCTGCAGGATCGCCTCGGCGTACTTTCCGATGCGGATCATCACTGCCAGACGACCGAGGTGGGCGGGCAGTGGCTCGACAAGCTTGGCGGCGGCGCCCTCGTAGGCCTGGAGTGCCTTGTCGTGCTTGCCCACGGCCGCATAGATATCCCCTACGGCCATCAAGACCCTGGCATCGTCGGGGCTCAAGCGGTACGCGGCCTGGATCAACTCGCTGGCTCGCTTCGCGTTTCCTTTTCCGTGGGAAGCGAGGGCAGCCCCGACCCAGACGTGTGGATCCTCCGGCAGCAGGCCGCAGGCCTGGTCGAACCAAGCCTGTGCCAGGCTGAAGCTCTGCGCCTCGAGGGCAGCGGCACCGGCTTCCTTCCAGATTCCGCCGACCCGGGGCAAGCTCTCGAGCACGGGTTCATACTCATGAACCGCCGAGGCCGGCTGACCGGCTTCGGCCAGGGCGCGGGCGTACGCCAGGTGGTAGTCCTGCCTCTCAGGCGCCAGGGTCACAGCTTGCTGGAAATGAGGCAGTGCCCGCTGGCGGTCGGCGGAGTCGCCGTAAGTGGACCCCAATTCGAAATGCCAAGCCGCTTCCTGTGGCCAGGCGGCGAGCGCCTGGTTGAACTCACTGATGGCGGCCTCCTCCTGTCCGAGCTGAAGGAAGGTCCGGCCCCGGAGCATGGCCACCAGCGGTCGCAGCGCGGCAGAGAAGGCGGCGGCATGGTAGCAGTCAAGTGCCAAGGCCGGAGCTCCCTGGCCGGCGTGCGCCATGCCTTGAAGCAGATCCGTCCATCCACTGCCGGTTGGCGAGACCAGCCGCAATGCATCCAGCGCCTCCGCCGGAAGCCCGGCGCGCAAGCAGGCGATGCCCAGGGTCTGCGCCGAAAGGATGTCCAAGGACTGAGCGAGGGATTGCCTCAGGGCGGCACGTCGGCCTTCGTCGTTCGCAAGTCGGTACAAATCCGCGCGAGGCTTCAGCGTGCTCAGTTGGCTGGAGTAGGCAGGCAGCTGCGACAGGCTTTCTTCGAGCTGTGTCCACCGATCCCATGCCTGGATATCGAGCCAGGATGCACTCGGAGCGTGCGCCGCAGCCCCGACGAACGTGAACAGCCAGGCAGCATCAGCGAGACGAACGAGGCCGTCCAGTGCTTCCAGCTGGGTGTCCTCGGAAGGGCTAGGAGCGAGCAGATCGGGCCGAAGCACATGCTCCCACCCACCGACCTCGCGGGCTGCGCGCGAGATCCACCACCGATCGGCCGGGCTGGGGTCCTGGGGCAGGGTGGCCTGGGCGAAGGCGAAGCCTGCTTTCTCTGTCTCTCCAAGTTGGGCGTGAGCCAGCACCCGCAGGCAAGCGTGCGCGACCACGGGAAGGGAGTCACTGGACTCTGAATCCAGCAATGCCAGGACCTTGCCCGGCTGCCCAGAGCGGAGCAGGCAATCGGCCAGTGACAACCGGGCCTGGGGGTCTTCGGGGGTGCACTCCAGCGCCAGCTCGAGCACAGGCTGGGCGTCGGCAATTCGCCCCCGCGCCAGGAACGCCTGCCCGGCAGCGACGAGAACCTGGGGATTGGCTGGAAATGCCGTCAGCGCTTCACGGTACGCCGCGGCAGCTGCCGGTAGATCGCCTGACAGGCCGAGCTCCCGGGCGAGGGCCAGATGGGTTCGTGGGTCTGTCGGAGCCGCCTTCACCGCCCGGCGATACAGCTCGGTGGCGGCCGCAAGGTGGCCGCAGGTGTGTTCGGCCTCGCCTGCGGCGAGGACAAACTCCAGGTTTGACGGTTCGAGATCGGAAAGGGCGGTCCATGCGATGCGGGCCTGTTCGCGATCACCGGTGAGGCCGGCGATCTCGGCCAATGCCAAGAGGGGAGCCGTTTCCAGCGGGGCGAGGCGATGGGCGCGCCGCAGGGCGAGCTCGGCGAGGGAGGCCTCTTTCAGAACTGCCAGCACTCCCGACAGGCGCAGCAGGAGGCCGGGATCATCCCGACTCAGGACGAGGGCATGCGCGACCGCGGCGCGTTGCAGGCCCGTGTGCTCCAGCTTCGCAGAGCTGTTGGCAAGGGACAGCCACCCCTCGAACTCGGCTGGTTCGAGTTCGACCAGGCGCTGGTATGCCTGGAGGGCGGCGTTGTCAGCCCCCGCCGCAACTGCAATCGACCCCAGCTGGCGGTAGACCTCCGGATTCGCGGGTGCCAAGCTAGCGGCCTGCTCGGCGAGCGGCATAGCCTTGTCCCACATCTCGCAGGCGGCGAACAGCCGGGCGAGCTGCAGGTGAAGCTGCATCGAAGCGGGGTGGGTGGCGCGCAGGTCGTTCAGTGGATCCAGCGCCAGCGCCGGCTGGTCGGCCTCCAGGGCCGCGTCTGCCAGGGCCAGCGCAGCCTTCAGGTGGGTCGGGGAGTCGGTTCCGGCCAGCTTGGCGACAGCAGCCAGGTAGTGCTGCGCGGCAGCGATGGCATTGCCAGCCAGCATCTGTGAGCGGGCGAACCAGTAGTGAGCTTCCGGTTCAACCGGCGGATGGTCCAGCGCAGCTGCTAGGTGCTTTGCCGCCCATGCAACCGAGCCCGAATCGCCGGTCTGCTCGGCGTAGGCAATTCCAACCCGTCCAGCCAGAAGGTGATCGACCCCTGGTGCCTCGACGGGAAGGTCGCGCAAGTGGCGATAGGCTTCGCTTGCTTGGCCTGTCTGCTCACAGAGGGCGGCCAACTCCATCCGAACAGCCGCGTCGTTCGGGAGCATCTCCGCCGCCCGCTGAAGGAGGAGAAGGGACTCCTCTGGGCGTCCGAGCTCGCGCAGCCAAGTTCCTGCCTGCCGCAGCCAGTTTCCTGGGGCAGGGTGGGATCCGACCGCGGTGACGGCGTGGGCGGCGGCTTCTGTCGTTCGGTCTCGTGCACGAAGCCAGTTGGCGTAGGCCATCAGCAGGTGGGGTTCCCCGGGGACAGCCTGGACGCCGGAGGCCAGCGTCGCGCCGGCGAGGGACTCCTCGCCGGCTGCCGCCTGCATGTCAGCCAGAGCGATCCAGGCTTGTGGCTGATCGGGATGGGCGCTGACAAGTGCGTGGAGCTGGCGGCGAGCCGTCTCTGGGTGACCCGAGGCTCCTGCCGCCCGGGCGAGCAGAATGTGCGCCTTCAGCGGTTGGTCGCCACTCGCCAGGATTCGATCGGCCAACTGGCGGGCGCAATCAGGGTCGCCCGCCTGCAAAGCGCATTCGGCCAGATCGGGCAGGTAGCGCGGATCCGCCTCCGCCAGGGCATTCAAAATCGGGAGGGCCTGCTGTGGCTTGCCTGTGGCCACCAGGCCAGCTGCCAGCACCTGTTGTGCTTCCGGCAATCCAGGCGCCAATCCGAGGGCCACGGTTGCGGCCTGGACGGCGTGTGCATCCTGTCCGCTGGCGGAGAAGAACTTGGCACGTTGGACCCAGGTGGAGGCTGAGGCCGG from Anaerolineales bacterium encodes:
- a CDS encoding tetratricopeptide repeat protein, yielding MLNDTDVVEAFGHRLSPAACASLLGRLLRVPTIWNAMHDPDTLARILATEAIEDVRPVDILTACVRLRRLADDQLHSILAGETEPLTDAEALERLSTLSQTIVWSSQHDLGSPWSEYLRDDDSWAEALACAWPDMVDPTACLGLAFTGRNAPFLKAAVNALLANESREDADGRLRAALGDDITPAITALHQIGEDGLAASLADLETRDDRSPKDLTRSIATASPAQLPGRLEEGHRALQQAWDLAQEATADIADRLAEFAEAQQELVLSLEARQRALGASATPRRRAALAWCQATLDKADQALHMLADNPESFEESIARSAALLGRGDREGAIRLLADLPAGPTRLRDLPWVWLERAEQLAASAGNFRLAGAVSAEMARRAPASASTWVQRAKFFSASGQDAHAVQAATVALGLAPGLPEAQQVLAAGLVATGKPQQALPILNALAEADPRYLPDLAECALQAGDPDCARQLADRILASGDQPLKAHILLARAAGASGHPETARRQLHALVSAHPDQPQAWIALADMQAAAGEESLAGATLASGVQAVPGEPHLLMAYANWLRARDRTTEAAAHAVTAVGSHPAPGNWLRQAGTWLRELGRPEESLLLLQRAAEMLPNDAAVRMELAALCEQTGQASEAYRHLRDLPVEAPGVDHLLAGRVGIAYAEQTGDSGSVAWAAKHLAAALDHPPVEPEAHYWFARSQMLAGNAIAAAQHYLAAVAKLAGTDSPTHLKAALALADAALEADQPALALDPLNDLRATHPASMQLHLQLARLFAACEMWDKAMPLAEQAASLAPANPEVYRQLGSIAVAAGADNAALQAYQRLVELEPAEFEGWLSLANSSAKLEHTGLQRAAVAHALVLSRDDPGLLLRLSGVLAVLKEASLAELALRRAHRLAPLETAPLLALAEIAGLTGDREQARIAWTALSDLEPSNLEFVLAAGEAEHTCGHLAAATELYRRAVKAAPTDPRTHLALARELGLSGDLPAAAAAYREALTAFPANPQVLVAAGQAFLARGRIADAQPVLELALECTPEDPQARLSLADCLLRSGQPGKVLALLDSESSDSLPVVAHACLRVLAHAQLGETEKAGFAFAQATLPQDPSPADRWWISRAAREVGGWEHVLRPDLLAPSPSEDTQLEALDGLVRLADAAWLFTFVGAAAHAPSASWLDIQAWDRWTQLEESLSQLPAYSSQLSTLKPRADLYRLANDEGRRAALRQSLAQSLDILSAQTLGIACLRAGLPAEALDALRLVSPTGSGWTDLLQGMAHAGQGAPALALDCYHAAAFSAALRPLVAMLRGRTFLQLGQEEAAISEFNQALAAWPQEAAWHFELGSTYGDSADRQRALPHFQQAVTLAPERQDYHLAYARALAEAGQPASAVHEYEPVLESLPRVGGIWKEAGAAALEAQSFSLAQAWFDQACGLLPEDPHVWVGAALASHGKGNAKRASELIQAAYRLSPDDARVLMAVGDIYAAVGKHDKALQAYEGAAAKLVEPLPAHLGRLAVMIRIGKYAEAILQIERLQNEYPEDERLWLALSDAREGSGDLAGALAASERAVDLAPRAAQARVALGRLARKLGQLDRAIDVLSTFAPSGAEAAVELGLAYEARREFGRALEQFHRAIALDPGSASAHFHAGAVLRSIKDYPKASRMFERAVELDPQDADTLHQLAAVRALELVHGAIPLQAVL